A region of Mauremys mutica isolate MM-2020 ecotype Southern chromosome 24, ASM2049712v1, whole genome shotgun sequence DNA encodes the following proteins:
- the BORCS8 gene encoding BLOC-1-related complex subunit 8 codes for MEETEMQLKVKKVTDKFTESMYILANEPSVALYRLQEHVRRSLPELAQHKADMQSWEEQSQGAIYTVEYACSAIKNMMDSSVYFESIDRLLKHAIAVKDQLNSAQGRSTAALQALNPPASS; via the exons TTACAGACAAATTCACGGAGAGCATGTACATCCTGGCCAACGAGCCGTCTGTGGCACTGTACCGACTGCAGGAGCATGTCAGGCGCTCCCTTCCGGAGCTAGCCCAGCACAAG GCTGACATGCAGAGCTGGGAGGAGCAGAGTCAAGGAGCCATCTACACCGTGGAGTACGCCTGCAG CGCCATAAAGAACATGATGGACAGCAGTGTGTATTTTGAGAGCATCGACAGGCTGCTCAAGCATGCCATCGCTGTGAAGGATCAGCTGAATTCCGCTCAGGGCCGCAG CACTGCTGCCCTGCAAGCCCTGAATCCGCCAGCCAGTTCCTGA